From Thiomicrospira sp. XS5, one genomic window encodes:
- a CDS encoding metal ABC transporter permease, giving the protein MMGDVWILATASLVAVSCSMVGVFLVLRRMSLLGDAISHSVLLGIVLAYLAVGSRSVVAMMIGATAIGLLTAWLSNTLHRVSKLQTDASIGIIFTWFFAVGVILISVYAGQVDLDQECVLYGEIAFVPFDTVIWGETDIGPRAFWLILGVFVLNLLIVLIGFERFKLVAFHPALAVSLGVNVVFWHYLLMTMVSLTTVASFDAVGAILVVALLVIPASAAYLLAKSLKGMLWLAAGYAQLSVLAGYAVAVWLDSSIAASIAVMAGLLLMVTVLVLQALKVRRQGHLAQA; this is encoded by the coding sequence ATGATGGGTGATGTTTGGATTCTGGCGACGGCCAGCTTGGTGGCCGTCAGCTGTTCGATGGTGGGCGTTTTTCTGGTATTGCGTCGCATGAGTTTATTAGGCGATGCGATCAGCCATTCGGTCTTATTGGGCATTGTATTGGCGTACTTGGCTGTCGGCAGCCGTTCGGTGGTGGCGATGATGATTGGCGCCACAGCCATTGGTTTGTTAACCGCTTGGTTATCCAATACGTTGCACCGAGTCAGTAAGCTGCAGACCGATGCCAGTATCGGTATTATTTTTACCTGGTTTTTTGCCGTCGGGGTGATTTTGATTTCGGTGTACGCGGGTCAGGTGGATTTGGATCAGGAGTGTGTGCTCTATGGTGAAATCGCATTTGTGCCGTTTGATACGGTTATCTGGGGGGAGACCGACATCGGGCCGCGCGCTTTTTGGTTGATTCTCGGCGTGTTTGTACTGAACCTGTTGATTGTGCTGATCGGTTTTGAACGCTTTAAACTGGTGGCGTTTCATCCGGCGCTGGCGGTATCTTTGGGCGTGAATGTGGTGTTCTGGCATTACTTGTTGATGACGATGGTGTCGTTGACGACGGTGGCGTCTTTTGATGCGGTGGGGGCGATTTTGGTGGTGGCTTTGCTGGTGATTCCGGCCAGTGCGGCTTATTTATTAGCCAAGTCCTTAAAAGGCATGTTGTGGTTGGCGGCGGGCTACGCACAGCTTTCCGTGCTGGCAGGCTATGCGGTGGCCGTCTGGTTAGACAGTTCGATTGCGGCGTCGATTGCCGTGATGGCCGGGCTGTTGTTAATGGTGACCGTCTTGGTCTTGCAGGCGTTGAAAGTGCGCCGCCAAGGGCACTTGGCTCAGGCTTGA
- the gmk gene encoding guanylate kinase gives MAGTLFIISAPSGAGKTSLVTKLIERDSRIQASISSTTRPIRPGEEDGVNYHFLTVEAFQQKIDDGDFLEHAKVFDNYYGTSKSAVESTLAAEKDVILEIDWQGAQQVRKLIPDAISIFILPPSLKELERRLTGRGTDSQEVIQRRMDDAVSEMQHFDEFDYLVINNNFDIALHELHSIFMATRQRLKRQYAEHANMINELTQQN, from the coding sequence ATGGCTGGCACGCTTTTTATTATCTCCGCACCGTCCGGTGCCGGTAAAACGTCATTAGTAACTAAGCTGATTGAACGAGACAGCCGCATCCAAGCGTCCATTTCCAGCACCACCCGGCCGATTCGTCCCGGCGAGGAAGATGGCGTCAATTACCACTTTCTGACCGTGGAAGCCTTCCAACAAAAAATCGACGACGGCGACTTCCTGGAACATGCCAAAGTGTTCGACAACTATTATGGCACGTCTAAAAGTGCCGTCGAATCGACCTTGGCCGCGGAAAAAGATGTGATTCTGGAAATCGATTGGCAAGGCGCGCAACAAGTGCGCAAATTGATTCCAGACGCCATCAGCATTTTCATTTTGCCGCCCAGCCTGAAAGAATTGGAACGCCGTTTGACCGGCCGCGGAACCGACAGCCAGGAAGTCATCCAACGTCGAATGGACGATGCCGTCAGCGAAATGCAACACTTCGACGAATTCGACTATCTGGTGATCAACAACAATTTTGATATCGCTCTCCACGAATTGCACAGTATTTTCATGGCCACCCGCCAGCGTTTGAAGCGACAATATGCGGAACACGCCAATATGATTAACGAATTGACCCAACAAAACTAA
- a CDS encoding iron-containing alcohol dehydrogenase family protein yields MKHRNFKTVPRMIFGRGSFDQLDDVLMEERQNADDYVVFLVDEVHKDKPLKDRIPNQSHDLVIWLDVTDEPKTTYVDALTEQVQAFGQGKDPVSVVGIGGGSSMDIAKAVSLLLTNPGGAVKYQGWDLIQNPAVHHIGIPTISGTGAEASRTTVLTGPDKKLGMNSDYTVFDQIIMDPDLVAGVPKDQWFYTGMDCYIHNVEALNGTYINEFARAFGEKSSDLCDEVFLNDHPEADEKLMMASYMGGQSIAYSQVGACHALSYGLAYVLGYHHGIGNCIVFNVLDDFYPEGVKKFRQMMDKHNIHLPTGICQDLSDEQMDKMIQVASGLAPLWDNVYGPNWKEKVTPELLRSLYLKM; encoded by the coding sequence ATGAAACATCGCAACTTTAAAACCGTGCCCAGAATGATCTTCGGACGCGGTTCCTTCGATCAACTGGATGACGTTTTAATGGAAGAGCGCCAAAATGCCGACGACTACGTGGTGTTTTTGGTGGACGAAGTACACAAAGACAAGCCGCTCAAAGATCGCATCCCGAATCAGTCGCACGATTTAGTGATCTGGCTGGACGTCACCGACGAGCCGAAAACCACTTACGTTGATGCGCTGACGGAACAGGTTCAAGCTTTCGGCCAGGGTAAAGACCCGGTCAGCGTCGTTGGGATCGGCGGCGGTTCTTCCATGGACATCGCCAAAGCGGTTTCATTGTTGTTAACCAACCCAGGCGGTGCAGTCAAATACCAAGGTTGGGACTTGATCCAAAACCCGGCCGTTCACCACATCGGCATTCCAACCATTTCCGGTACCGGCGCCGAAGCCTCACGAACCACGGTTTTGACCGGGCCTGACAAAAAGCTGGGCATGAACTCCGACTACACGGTTTTCGACCAAATCATCATGGATCCGGACTTGGTGGCCGGCGTTCCGAAAGACCAGTGGTTCTACACCGGCATGGATTGCTACATCCACAATGTCGAGGCCTTGAACGGCACTTACATCAACGAATTCGCCCGCGCCTTCGGTGAAAAATCGTCCGATCTGTGCGATGAAGTCTTCCTAAACGACCACCCGGAAGCCGACGAAAAACTCATGATGGCCTCTTACATGGGGGGCCAATCCATCGCTTACAGTCAGGTGGGTGCCTGCCACGCCCTGTCTTACGGCTTGGCGTATGTATTGGGTTACCACCACGGCATCGGGAACTGTATTGTCTTCAACGTATTGGACGATTTCTATCCGGAAGGCGTGAAAAAATTCCGTCAAATGATGGACAAACATAACATTCATTTGCCGACCGGGATCTGTCAGGATCTTTCCGATGAACAAATGGACAAAATGATCCAGGTCGCATCCGGCTTGGCGCCGCTTTGGGACAACGTCTACGGACCAAACTGGAAAGAAAAAGTCACACCGGAATTGTTGCGTTCACTTTACCTGAAAATGTAA
- a CDS encoding DegT/DnrJ/EryC1/StrS aminotransferase family protein produces the protein MPGFELFDDAEKQQINEVMEKGFTFRYNFDGMRNDVWKARELEGLICDTLKVKHAHLVSSGTNALSTALASAGIGAGDEVIVPPFTFVASVEAIVLAGAIPVFAEIDETLTLSPEGIEAVITPKTKAVNFVHMCGSMGHMDEIKAICDKHGLVLLEDACQATGGTYKGQALGTIGQVGALSFDSVKTISCGEGGAILTNDDTIYTHAHQYSDHGHDHIGSDRGAESHPIMGTNYRISEMNAAVGVAQWKKLDRILDIQRKNKQALKSALSQYDEVSFRVIPDEAGDNAGFLSILLPSETRTREVVSALGEAGVPGVFYWYANNWHYFKNWDHIQNMTGPAKLPIELIADRPDYTQVSTPKSDDIMSRTLSMLINLSWSEEDIQMRIDAFAKVFK, from the coding sequence ATGCCCGGTTTTGAACTTTTTGATGATGCCGAAAAACAACAGATTAACGAAGTCATGGAGAAAGGCTTCACCTTTCGCTACAACTTCGACGGCATGCGTAACGATGTCTGGAAAGCCCGTGAACTGGAAGGCTTGATTTGCGACACTTTGAAAGTCAAGCACGCCCACCTGGTGTCCAGCGGCACCAATGCCTTGTCAACGGCACTGGCTTCCGCCGGCATCGGTGCCGGTGATGAAGTCATCGTACCGCCGTTCACGTTTGTTGCTTCGGTGGAAGCCATTGTTCTGGCAGGAGCCATTCCGGTGTTTGCGGAAATCGACGAAACCCTGACCTTGTCACCGGAAGGCATCGAAGCGGTCATCACACCGAAGACCAAAGCTGTGAACTTCGTCCACATGTGCGGCTCCATGGGCCACATGGACGAAATCAAAGCCATCTGCGACAAACACGGTCTGGTTCTGCTGGAAGACGCTTGCCAAGCGACCGGCGGCACCTATAAAGGCCAAGCTTTGGGCACCATCGGCCAGGTCGGCGCCTTGTCCTTTGACTCGGTCAAAACCATTTCCTGCGGCGAAGGCGGCGCCATCCTGACCAATGACGACACCATTTACACCCATGCGCACCAATACTCGGACCATGGGCACGACCATATCGGCTCAGACCGCGGTGCGGAAAGCCACCCAATCATGGGGACCAACTACCGCATCTCCGAAATGAATGCCGCCGTCGGCGTGGCGCAGTGGAAAAAGCTGGATCGCATTCTTGACATCCAGCGCAAAAACAAACAAGCTTTAAAAAGCGCTTTGTCGCAATACGACGAAGTGTCTTTCCGGGTGATCCCGGATGAAGCCGGTGATAACGCAGGATTCCTAAGCATCCTCCTGCCATCGGAAACACGCACGCGTGAAGTGGTCTCAGCCTTAGGCGAAGCCGGCGTACCGGGCGTGTTCTATTGGTATGCCAACAACTGGCATTACTTCAAAAACTGGGACCACATCCAAAACATGACGGGCCCAGCCAAACTGCCGATTGAACTGATCGCAGACCGTCCCGACTACACCCAAGTCTCGACGCCAAAATCGGACGACATCATGAGCCGGACACTTTCCATGCTGATCAATTTATCTTGGTCGGAAGAAGACATCCAGATGCGCATTGATGCCTTTGCCAAAGTCTTTAAATAA
- a CDS encoding bifunctional (p)ppGpp synthetase/guanosine-3',5'-bis(diphosphate) 3'-pyrophosphohydrolase: protein MPTPTSLDGLIEKASVYLKKKHLKQLRAAFEFGAEAHQGQTRKSGGDYIWHPVAVAEILAEIQLDHESLIAAILHDVIEDTPFTKQDIIDRFGENVAEIVDGVTKLGKLEFDNPQEAQAENFRKMVLAMARDIRVILIKLADRLHNMRTLGVMRPDKQRRIARETLEIYAPIAARLGINAIRIELEDLGFKAMHPFRFAVLENAVKKARGNRAEIVEQINEAITQRLQEDNIPAHVIGREKHLYSLYKKMKYKQLSFDEILDIFAFRVVVNSADECYRVLGSVHSLYKPFPGRFKDYIAIPKANGYQSLHTVLFGPFGAYIEIQIRTNEMHEVSEHGIAAHWVYKQNLDDENETHGERPLSAVEVRAQEWVKNLLEIQQGAGNSLDFLENVKIDLFPNVIYVFTPKGDIITLPAGATAVDFAYAVHTNIGHATVGCRVDKKLIPLRTHLESGQTVEIIRSKELQPNPSWLHFVTTAKARSQIRAFLKNQQSESAQALGKRLLEKGLRNFNMSYNGLTDAIREGIVIELKLESWDHLLEEIGLGKRLAKLVAKQIHDVVLGKEDSVLRNPESDQSMQPLVITGTEGMAVNYAGCCHPIPGDEIIGFISAEKGLVIHRQECKNVKHFKNHPEKWLDVNWEDNITQTFDVELQLEVHNRRGALATIASNIAEMKTDIDRVRSEDKDETYSLMNIVIRVRTRKHLADVMRKLKRLSIVEKIQRL, encoded by the coding sequence ATGCCCACCCCAACTTCACTTGACGGCTTGATTGAGAAAGCATCGGTCTATCTCAAAAAAAAACACCTGAAACAACTCCGAGCCGCATTTGAATTTGGAGCGGAAGCTCACCAAGGCCAAACCCGAAAATCAGGCGGCGATTATATCTGGCACCCAGTGGCCGTCGCCGAAATCCTCGCGGAAATCCAGCTGGATCACGAAAGCCTGATCGCTGCCATCCTGCACGACGTCATTGAAGACACCCCCTTCACCAAACAAGACATTATTGACCGCTTCGGTGAAAACGTCGCTGAAATAGTGGATGGCGTCACCAAACTCGGGAAACTCGAATTCGACAACCCGCAGGAAGCGCAAGCGGAAAACTTCCGTAAGATGGTATTGGCCATGGCACGCGACATTCGTGTCATCCTCATCAAACTCGCCGATCGCCTCCATAACATGCGCACCCTCGGCGTCATGCGCCCGGACAAACAACGCCGCATCGCTCGCGAAACCTTGGAAATCTATGCCCCCATCGCCGCTCGTCTAGGCATCAACGCCATTCGGATCGAACTTGAAGACCTGGGCTTCAAAGCCATGCACCCTTTCCGCTTCGCCGTGCTGGAAAACGCCGTGAAAAAAGCCCGCGGCAATCGCGCGGAAATTGTCGAGCAAATCAACGAAGCCATTACCCAACGACTGCAGGAAGACAATATTCCCGCCCACGTCATCGGCCGGGAAAAGCACTTATACAGCCTCTACAAAAAAATGAAGTATAAGCAGCTGAGTTTTGACGAGATTCTCGACATTTTCGCCTTCCGGGTTGTGGTCAACAGTGCCGACGAATGCTATCGAGTGCTCGGTTCCGTGCATTCACTCTACAAACCGTTTCCTGGGCGTTTCAAAGATTACATCGCCATCCCCAAAGCCAATGGCTACCAATCGTTGCACACGGTGTTATTCGGCCCCTTCGGGGCCTACATTGAAATCCAGATTCGCACCAACGAAATGCACGAAGTCTCCGAGCACGGGATTGCGGCCCACTGGGTCTACAAACAGAACCTGGACGATGAAAACGAAACCCATGGCGAGCGGCCACTTTCAGCCGTGGAAGTCCGTGCTCAAGAATGGGTTAAAAATTTGCTGGAAATCCAACAAGGGGCTGGTAACTCTTTAGACTTCCTGGAAAACGTCAAAATCGACCTTTTCCCAAATGTCATTTACGTCTTTACCCCGAAAGGTGACATCATCACTTTACCCGCCGGTGCCACGGCGGTCGACTTTGCTTACGCAGTACACACCAATATCGGCCACGCCACCGTCGGCTGTCGAGTCGACAAGAAGCTCATTCCATTGCGCACCCATTTGGAAAGCGGCCAAACCGTGGAGATCATCCGCAGTAAAGAACTGCAACCGAACCCATCTTGGCTCCATTTTGTCACCACGGCAAAAGCCCGTTCGCAAATTCGTGCTTTCTTGAAAAACCAGCAATCCGAGTCCGCACAGGCTTTAGGAAAGCGCTTACTGGAAAAAGGCCTACGCAATTTCAATATGTCCTACAACGGGTTGACCGATGCCATCCGAGAAGGCATTGTCATCGAACTGAAACTGGAAAGCTGGGATCATTTATTGGAAGAAATCGGTTTAGGCAAACGCTTGGCCAAACTGGTCGCCAAACAAATCCACGATGTGGTGCTCGGAAAAGAAGACTCCGTACTGCGCAACCCGGAATCCGATCAATCCATGCAGCCGCTGGTCATTACCGGTACAGAAGGCATGGCCGTCAATTACGCCGGCTGCTGTCACCCCATTCCCGGGGACGAAATCATCGGCTTCATCAGCGCCGAAAAAGGGCTGGTGATTCACCGCCAGGAATGCAAAAACGTCAAACACTTCAAAAACCATCCGGAAAAATGGCTGGATGTGAACTGGGAAGACAACATCACCCAAACATTTGATGTGGAGCTGCAACTTGAGGTCCACAACCGACGTGGCGCCTTGGCGACGATTGCCAGCAACATCGCGGAAATGAAAACCGACATCGATCGTGTCCGCTCCGAGGACAAAGACGAAACCTATAGTTTGATGAATATCGTCATTCGCGTACGCACTCGCAAGCACTTGGCGGACGTCATGCGCAAACTCAAACGCCTCTCCATTGTCGAAAAAATCCAACGCCTTTAA
- a CDS encoding 3-deoxy-D-manno-octulosonic acid transferase — protein sequence MLYQVLIRLLSPLVFMITILEAIKRHGGWRYFAQRLGLSSPQPAKPGYLWVHCASVGEVKAAEALIRRLQPDENLLVTTNTPTGAELVENLFHHTVRHHYLPLDYPYALRRFLNNQKPKSLWVVETEIWPNLYRLAHNAGVPIQLINARLSVKTLNSPDWLKRLYRETLSYVETIYARNASEAARFRTLGAETGKIIVLGNLKYAGLTPQPDFPNPIAPIAPPPADYVLAASTHAGEEEALVQLWQALKRPELLVIVPRHPRRRNRILKALAPQRTQVAVLSLNEPLTPNTQFYLYDRIGALIPLYQHAKLVIMGGAFTPKGGHNVLEPASVKACILTGPDMSDFEEETQELLDHGGLIQLSQLNDLYQRLPPLLSDAEKRQTMGQAAFDVIQQKSHILDDYLAHLRPRQSNK from the coding sequence ATGTTGTATCAAGTTCTGATTCGCCTGCTCAGCCCACTGGTTTTCATGATTACGATCCTGGAAGCCATCAAACGTCACGGCGGTTGGCGCTATTTTGCACAACGTCTAGGCCTTTCATCTCCACAGCCTGCCAAGCCGGGTTACCTCTGGGTTCATTGTGCGTCAGTCGGCGAAGTCAAAGCAGCCGAAGCCTTGATACGCCGCCTACAGCCAGACGAAAACCTGCTCGTTACCACCAATACCCCCACCGGCGCGGAATTGGTCGAAAACCTATTCCATCACACGGTACGGCATCATTATCTGCCATTGGATTACCCTTACGCCCTCCGACGATTCTTAAACAATCAAAAGCCCAAATCACTTTGGGTCGTGGAGACCGAAATTTGGCCTAACTTATACCGCTTGGCCCATAACGCTGGCGTTCCGATTCAGTTGATCAATGCCCGCTTGTCGGTCAAAACCCTCAACAGTCCAGATTGGCTCAAACGCCTCTATCGTGAAACGCTCAGCTATGTAGAAACCATTTATGCGCGTAACGCTTCTGAGGCAGCACGTTTTCGTACCCTCGGTGCGGAAACAGGCAAAATCATTGTACTGGGCAATCTCAAGTATGCCGGTTTAACCCCACAACCGGATTTCCCAAACCCCATTGCTCCAATCGCCCCACCCCCAGCCGACTATGTGCTCGCCGCGTCGACCCACGCAGGCGAAGAAGAGGCACTGGTACAACTCTGGCAAGCCTTAAAGCGCCCGGAACTCTTGGTCATTGTTCCCAGGCACCCAAGGCGGCGAAACCGGATTTTAAAGGCGTTAGCCCCCCAACGCACACAAGTGGCCGTATTGAGCTTAAACGAACCTCTTACACCGAATACTCAGTTTTATCTTTATGACCGAATCGGTGCCTTGATACCGCTCTATCAACACGCCAAACTGGTGATTATGGGCGGAGCCTTCACCCCCAAAGGCGGGCACAATGTATTGGAACCGGCATCGGTAAAAGCCTGCATTTTGACCGGGCCTGACATGTCCGACTTTGAGGAAGAAACCCAAGAACTTCTGGATCACGGCGGCTTAATTCAATTATCTCAACTAAACGATTTGTATCAACGGCTGCCGCCCTTATTGAGCGATGCCGAAAAACGCCAAACAATGGGCCAAGCCGCTTTTGACGTCATTCAACAAAAAAGTCATATTCTCGACGACTATTTAGCCCACCTTCGCCCCCGACAATCGAACAAATAA
- a CDS encoding cache domain-containing protein — MQELKQYTQYLPEVKRYLGELEHQDLWWTTVAMVGKINNENIDPQLLESIVDTQKEFQSLRNMMIDALVSRYLNQANSEIILKSQATIDILIRNLFERTADVGFLATDDDLVDFLANPETTESDAEFIHRRIEEYVAKYSVYDDILLLDPSGQVKAKLNPDNPVTISRDPIIQEALTTNEPYTEVYRHSDLFPNKPKSLIYAKRIEATVNGESQTVGVLCLSFEFDEEMASIFPKLSSAEEGYEIMILDDQGSVIATNNAITHPLDKKFPVPEQMRTPKGDDKGLNYITQTHGYQGFHGLPWFCYTHAAHSVAFASSQSTEDLGVTINEESPIYLRGLDETNLKVSTLLLIVILNGKITSLKKDVKSFLPVLDSFQDISRDIQAIFSDFIHHIHTVLVETIQNKVKFSATLAVEIMDRNLYERANDCRWWALNSTFRKVLTDHQDKAPIEEEETETLTDVLQYINQLYTVYTNIMLYDRKGKILAVSNPAEAHLIGTILPQPQDTSACLGIQDTQAYVVSDFHKTELYNDRYTYIYHAAVKHWHSEHKNVGGIALVFDSEPEFLAMLEDTKPKYINKTVDESTFSLFTTPEGEIIASTTDTYPIGTQIALPDKVKHSANGDSGSLRWDIGECKYIMGYRMSEGYREYKNGDGYSNDVLSLVFTGI, encoded by the coding sequence ATGCAAGAACTTAAGCAATACACTCAGTATCTGCCGGAAGTAAAACGCTATCTCGGCGAACTGGAACACCAGGATCTTTGGTGGACGACCGTGGCCATGGTCGGCAAAATCAACAACGAAAACATCGACCCGCAATTACTGGAGTCAATCGTTGACACGCAAAAAGAATTCCAAAGCCTGCGCAATATGATGATTGATGCCTTGGTCAGCCGTTACCTAAACCAGGCCAATAGTGAAATCATCCTCAAGTCGCAAGCCACCATTGATATTCTGATCCGAAACTTGTTTGAACGCACCGCCGACGTGGGTTTCCTCGCCACTGACGATGATCTGGTCGATTTTCTCGCCAACCCCGAAACCACCGAAAGTGACGCCGAGTTTATTCACCGACGCATTGAAGAGTACGTTGCCAAATACAGTGTTTATGACGACATCTTGCTACTGGACCCCAGCGGTCAAGTCAAGGCCAAACTCAACCCAGACAACCCGGTGACCATCAGTCGCGACCCGATTATCCAAGAAGCCTTAACCACCAACGAACCCTACACCGAAGTGTACCGACATTCGGATCTGTTCCCGAACAAACCGAAAAGTTTGATTTACGCCAAACGCATTGAGGCGACAGTAAATGGCGAAAGCCAAACCGTCGGCGTCCTGTGTCTCAGCTTTGAATTCGATGAAGAAATGGCGTCCATCTTCCCCAAACTCAGCAGTGCAGAGGAAGGCTACGAGATCATGATTCTCGACGATCAGGGCAGCGTCATCGCCACCAACAACGCCATCACTCACCCACTGGACAAAAAATTCCCGGTACCAGAGCAGATGCGCACTCCCAAAGGCGATGACAAAGGCTTGAATTACATCACCCAAACGCACGGTTACCAAGGGTTTCACGGCCTTCCCTGGTTCTGCTACACGCACGCGGCGCATTCCGTCGCCTTCGCCAGCAGTCAATCCACGGAAGATTTAGGCGTCACCATCAATGAGGAGTCGCCAATTTACCTCAGAGGCTTGGACGAAACCAATCTGAAAGTCAGCACCCTGTTGCTGATTGTTATCCTCAACGGCAAGATCACCTCGTTGAAAAAAGACGTGAAGTCCTTCCTGCCGGTACTCGACAGCTTCCAGGATATCAGCCGCGACATCCAGGCCATCTTCAGTGACTTTATTCATCACATCCATACCGTTTTGGTGGAAACCATTCAGAACAAGGTTAAATTCAGCGCCACGCTGGCCGTTGAAATCATGGATCGAAACTTATATGAACGGGCCAACGACTGCCGTTGGTGGGCACTGAACAGCACCTTCCGAAAGGTTTTGACGGATCACCAAGACAAGGCTCCGATTGAGGAAGAAGAAACCGAAACACTGACCGATGTTCTTCAGTACATCAATCAGCTTTACACCGTCTACACCAACATTATGTTGTATGACCGCAAAGGCAAGATTCTCGCCGTCTCCAATCCGGCCGAAGCGCACTTAATCGGCACCATTTTGCCGCAACCGCAAGACACATCTGCTTGCCTAGGCATCCAAGACACCCAAGCTTATGTGGTGTCAGACTTCCACAAAACCGAACTCTACAATGACCGTTACACTTATATTTACCACGCCGCGGTCAAACACTGGCACAGTGAACATAAAAACGTCGGCGGCATTGCATTGGTCTTCGACAGCGAGCCGGAATTCCTCGCCATGCTGGAGGACACCAAACCGAAATACATCAACAAAACCGTCGATGAATCCACGTTCAGCTTATTTACCACACCGGAAGGCGAAATCATTGCCAGCACCACCGACACCTACCCGATCGGCACCCAAATCGCCCTACCGGATAAGGTCAAGCACAGCGCCAACGGCGATTCCGGTTCTTTGCGCTGGGACATTGGCGAGTGTAAATACATTATGGGATACAGAATGTCAGAAGGGTACCGCGAATACAAGAACGGTGACGGCTATAGCAACGACGTCTTATCCTTGGTCTTTACCGGCATCTAA
- the kdsB gene encoding 3-deoxy-manno-octulosonate cytidylyltransferase: MKTYVFIPARYGSSRLPGKPLKPINGQPMIQHVFERISKARGIEAVYVATDDERIKTVVEGFGGQVVMTPPEAESGTDRIAQAAKEVGLSDDDLIVNVQGDQPLVNQGSIEAVIAPFKADDYDGSFEMSTLSFKIVNEAEITSPKDVKLVTDVNGFALYFSRATIPHGRDYWDHDSFKHLGVYAYTKRFVDTFNALPMGRLEDIEKLEQLRALEFGYKIKVVESQWDSPEVDLPGDIEIMEALLNAGH; encoded by the coding sequence ATGAAAACCTATGTTTTTATTCCCGCACGCTACGGCTCATCTCGCCTGCCGGGCAAACCCCTAAAACCCATTAACGGCCAACCGATGATTCAACACGTTTTCGAGCGTATTTCGAAAGCGCGCGGCATCGAAGCGGTGTACGTCGCCACCGATGACGAACGCATCAAAACGGTTGTGGAAGGGTTTGGTGGCCAAGTCGTCATGACCCCACCGGAGGCCGAATCGGGCACAGACCGTATCGCCCAAGCCGCCAAAGAAGTCGGGTTAAGCGATGACGACTTGATCGTCAATGTGCAAGGCGATCAACCCCTGGTCAACCAAGGGTCGATTGAAGCGGTTATCGCACCGTTCAAGGCCGACGACTATGACGGCTCCTTTGAAATGAGCACTCTGTCTTTCAAGATTGTCAATGAGGCCGAAATCACCAGCCCGAAAGACGTCAAGCTCGTCACCGACGTCAATGGTTTCGCGTTGTATTTTTCGCGTGCCACCATCCCGCATGGTCGCGACTACTGGGACCACGATTCCTTCAAACACCTCGGCGTTTACGCTTACACCAAACGGTTTGTCGATACCTTTAACGCCTTACCAATGGGGCGCTTGGAAGACATCGAAAAGCTGGAGCAGTTACGCGCGCTGGAGTTTGGGTATAAAATTAAAGTGGTCGAAAGCCAATGGGATTCCCCTGAAGTGGACTTACCCGGTGATATCGAAATCATGGAAGCCCTACTCAACGCTGGCCATTAA
- the rpoZ gene encoding DNA-directed RNA polymerase subunit omega: MARVTVEDCLDQVENRFELVILGAKRARQLSNGAEPTLDWDKDKPTVMALRELAENTINKDVVMSDPDTPPYFA; this comes from the coding sequence ATGGCACGCGTTACTGTAGAAGATTGTTTAGATCAAGTTGAAAACCGTTTTGAATTGGTAATCCTAGGCGCCAAGCGCGCTCGTCAATTGTCTAACGGCGCTGAACCGACCTTAGACTGGGATAAAGATAAGCCAACGGTTATGGCTTTGCGCGAATTGGCGGAAAACACCATCAATAAAGACGTGGTAATGTCCGATCCAGATACCCCTCCATACTTCGCGTAA